A stretch of the Archangium violaceum genome encodes the following:
- the gstA gene encoding glutathione transferase GstA: protein MKLYYSPGACSLSPHIVLREAGLDFQVEKVDLRAKKTESGKDFTAINPKGYIPALQFDDGNILTEGPAIVQYIADKAPQSKLAPANGTLERYRLQELLNFISTELHKNFTPLFNPSFPEEGKKIQRELLGKRFDTLSTQLEKGPFLMGEQFTVADAYLFTVLGWSQFTGIDLSQWPVLKAYHARVAERPNVQAALKAEGLLK from the coding sequence ATGAAGCTCTACTACTCCCCAGGGGCCTGCTCGCTGTCGCCGCACATCGTCCTGCGCGAGGCGGGTCTGGACTTCCAGGTCGAGAAGGTCGACCTGCGTGCCAAGAAGACCGAGTCCGGCAAGGACTTCACCGCCATCAACCCCAAGGGCTACATCCCGGCCCTGCAGTTCGATGACGGCAACATCCTCACCGAGGGACCCGCCATCGTTCAGTACATCGCCGACAAGGCCCCTCAGTCCAAGCTGGCCCCGGCCAACGGCACCCTGGAGCGCTACCGTCTCCAGGAGTTGCTCAACTTCATCAGCACCGAGCTGCACAAGAACTTCACTCCCCTCTTCAACCCCTCGTTCCCCGAGGAGGGAAAGAAGATCCAGCGCGAGCTCCTCGGCAAGCGCTTCGACACCCTGAGCACCCAGCTCGAGAAGGGTCCCTTCCTCATGGGCGAGCAGTTCACCGTCGCCGATGCCTACCTCTTCACCGTGCTCGGCTGGAGCCAGTTCACGGGCATCGACCTCTCCCAGTGGCCGGTGCTCAAGGCCTACCACGCGCGCGTGGCCGAGCGGCCCAACGTGCAGGCGGCGCTCAAGGCCGAGGGTCTGCTGAAGTAG
- a CDS encoding amidohydrolase produces MKSLPLLALVLAATTWAPGAARAANATKTASPVLQGLDGLYPELDALYRELHQNPELSLQEEKTAAKLAGRLRKLGFEVTEKVGGHGVVALLRNGKGPTVMLRTDLDGLPVEEKTGLPYASQAKAKDDAGQSVSVMHACGHDVHMTSWLGTATLLARSKDRWRGTLMMVGQPAEERGSGARRMLEDGLYKRFPKPDFAVAIHNSATAASGTVEYVSGYALANVDSVDITLYGKGGHGAYPHTTVDPIVLAARTILSLQTLVSREKSPLEPAVVTVGSIHGGTKHNIIPDEVKLQLTVRSYKPEVRKQLLSAIERVVNAEAMAANAPRKPDVAVTEGTPATYNDPELTKRLIGAVTRVLGAENIREAQPVMGGEDFSEYGLAGVPAVMLWLGTVEPKRLAEARAAGATLPSLHSPLFAPDRERTLRTGVTTLTTSALELLARP; encoded by the coding sequence GTGAAATCACTCCCCCTCCTCGCACTCGTCCTCGCCGCCACCACCTGGGCCCCAGGGGCCGCGCGGGCCGCGAATGCCACGAAAACCGCCTCCCCCGTCCTCCAGGGTCTCGACGGGCTCTATCCCGAGCTCGATGCCCTCTACAGGGAGCTGCACCAGAACCCCGAACTCTCCCTCCAAGAGGAGAAGACCGCGGCGAAGCTGGCCGGGCGCCTGCGCAAGCTCGGCTTCGAGGTGACCGAGAAGGTCGGCGGCCATGGTGTGGTGGCCCTGCTGCGCAACGGCAAGGGCCCCACGGTGATGCTGCGCACCGATCTGGATGGCCTCCCGGTGGAGGAGAAGACGGGGCTGCCCTACGCCAGCCAGGCGAAGGCGAAGGACGACGCCGGCCAGAGCGTGTCCGTGATGCACGCCTGCGGGCATGACGTCCACATGACGTCCTGGCTCGGCACCGCCACGCTCCTGGCACGCTCGAAGGATCGCTGGCGCGGCACCCTCATGATGGTCGGCCAGCCCGCCGAGGAACGGGGCAGCGGCGCGCGGCGGATGCTCGAGGACGGCCTCTACAAACGCTTCCCCAAGCCGGACTTCGCCGTCGCCATCCACAACAGCGCCACCGCGGCGTCGGGCACCGTCGAGTACGTGTCCGGCTACGCCCTGGCCAACGTGGACTCCGTCGACATCACCCTCTACGGCAAGGGCGGTCACGGCGCCTACCCGCACACCACGGTGGACCCCATCGTCCTCGCGGCCCGCACCATCCTCTCGCTGCAGACCCTCGTGAGCCGGGAGAAGTCCCCGCTCGAGCCCGCCGTGGTGACGGTGGGCTCCATCCACGGCGGCACGAAGCACAACATCATCCCCGACGAGGTGAAGCTCCAGCTCACCGTGCGCTCCTACAAGCCCGAGGTCCGCAAGCAGCTGCTCTCCGCCATCGAGCGCGTGGTGAACGCCGAGGCCATGGCGGCCAACGCCCCCCGCAAGCCCGACGTGGCCGTCACCGAGGGCACGCCCGCCACCTACAATGATCCGGAGCTGACGAAGCGGCTGATCGGCGCCGTCACCCGGGTGCTCGGCGCGGAGAACATCCGCGAGGCCCAGCCCGTCATGGGCGGCGAGGACTTCTCCGAGTACGGCCTCGCCGGAGTCCCCGCGGTGATGCTCTGGTTGGGCACCGTCGAGCCCAAGCGTCTCGCGGAGGCCAGGGCCGCAGGTGCGACGCTCCCCTCCCTGCACTCCCCTCTCTTCGCCCCGGATCGCGAGCGGACCCTCCGCACCGGTGTCACCACGCTGACGACCTCCGCCCTGGAGCTGCTGGCCAGGCCGTAG
- a CDS encoding anhydro-N-acetylmuramic acid kinase, which translates to MAPSPLPPSRLCIGLLSGTSVDAVEAVLCRIEGTGPEVRITLLAHISRPFTPEFTRRVLAADDARSLCELNFALGERFAEAALEVISRADLRPEDVDVIGSHGQTVAHLPSSLSDTPSTLQLGEASVIAERTGIPVVSDFRTRDVAAGGQGAPLVPYLDWALFRKPGVARALQNLGGIGNVSVVSDRLEDTIAFDTGPGNMVLDGLARRVTQGRLQCDLDGSLSRQGRVIPDLLEELLAHPFLALPPPRSAGREGFGDALVTRIWERHGAWSSHDVMATAVAFTVEATARAYERWLLPRFALEAVYVSGGGTRNPVLMERLTARLAPLPVRPLDVLGLPEGAKEAVCFALLANEHLSGTPANVPSATGARRQVVLGKLTP; encoded by the coding sequence ATGGCCCCGAGTCCCCTTCCCCCTTCCCGCCTGTGCATAGGTCTGCTGTCCGGCACCAGCGTGGACGCGGTGGAGGCGGTGCTGTGCCGCATCGAGGGCACCGGCCCCGAGGTCCGTATCACCCTCCTGGCCCACATCTCCCGGCCCTTCACCCCCGAGTTCACCCGGCGAGTCCTCGCCGCCGATGACGCCCGCTCGCTCTGCGAGCTCAACTTCGCCCTCGGTGAACGCTTCGCCGAGGCCGCGCTGGAGGTCATCTCCCGGGCCGATCTCCGTCCCGAGGACGTGGACGTCATCGGCTCGCACGGGCAGACCGTGGCGCACCTGCCCTCGAGCCTGTCCGACACGCCCTCCACGCTGCAGCTCGGAGAGGCCTCCGTCATCGCCGAGCGCACCGGCATTCCCGTGGTGAGTGATTTCCGCACCCGGGACGTGGCGGCCGGGGGACAGGGGGCGCCGCTGGTGCCGTACCTGGACTGGGCCCTGTTCCGGAAGCCGGGGGTGGCCCGCGCGCTACAGAACCTCGGCGGCATCGGCAACGTGAGCGTGGTGAGCGATCGGCTCGAGGACACGATCGCCTTCGACACCGGGCCGGGCAACATGGTGCTGGACGGACTGGCCCGGCGAGTGACCCAGGGCCGGCTCCAGTGCGACCTGGATGGAAGCCTCTCCCGCCAGGGCCGGGTCATCCCGGACCTGCTGGAGGAACTGCTCGCCCACCCCTTCCTGGCCCTTCCCCCGCCCCGCAGCGCCGGCCGCGAGGGCTTCGGTGACGCGCTGGTGACGCGGATATGGGAGCGCCATGGCGCCTGGTCCTCGCACGACGTGATGGCCACGGCGGTGGCCTTCACGGTGGAGGCCACGGCCCGCGCCTACGAGCGGTGGCTCCTGCCGCGCTTCGCCCTGGAGGCGGTGTACGTTTCCGGCGGAGGTACCCGGAATCCGGTGCTGATGGAGCGCCTGACGGCACGGCTCGCCCCCCTGCCCGTCCGCCCCCTGGACGTGCTGGGCCTGCCGGAAGGGGCCAAGGAGGCCGTGTGCTTCGCCCTCCTGGCGAATGAACATCTCTCGGGGACCCCCGCGAATGTGCCATCGGCAACTGGCGCCAGGAGGCAAGTCGTTCTAGGAAAGCTCACACCGTGA
- a CDS encoding GTP-binding protein, translated as MSSVNLVAREVAVKIVFYGPGLSGKTTTLRKVYETVRPAHRGEMMSIATEGDRTLFFDFLPVKVERVNDCTVRLALYTVPGQVFYNATRKLVLQGADGVVFVADSQPEMMDANRESLANLEENLLEQGVRLERFPLVFQWNKRDIPKALPVPELRAALNPRNVPDFETEAISGRGVMDALKAITRLVIQDLRAKRIVPPPRAATPTVPSLGAAKGAGGGLEAQLSQLAGRTPAVSAPATATAPRPMGPVSRSNMPAIGAHPQVQVAPPVAPPALTGQRPLGPASALAPSDLFDHARAAEGAFSSGDYGTCIQACLDAARRGLALAGEGPLGAQAYLLHVDGGDLLKLQTLAARSSNRVDDAAFALYVLMQIFTRLHAAGLPAPATE; from the coding sequence GTGAGCAGCGTGAACCTGGTAGCCCGCGAAGTGGCGGTGAAGATCGTCTTCTACGGACCGGGTCTCTCCGGCAAGACGACGACGTTGCGAAAAGTCTACGAGACCGTGCGCCCCGCGCACCGGGGCGAGATGATGTCCATCGCCACGGAGGGAGACCGGACGCTCTTCTTCGACTTCCTGCCCGTGAAGGTCGAGCGGGTGAATGACTGCACCGTGAGGCTCGCGCTGTACACCGTGCCCGGTCAGGTCTTCTACAACGCCACCCGCAAGCTGGTGCTCCAGGGCGCCGACGGCGTGGTGTTCGTGGCGGACTCGCAGCCGGAGATGATGGACGCCAACCGCGAGTCGCTGGCCAACCTGGAGGAGAACCTGCTCGAGCAGGGCGTCCGGCTGGAGCGCTTCCCGCTCGTGTTCCAGTGGAACAAGCGCGACATCCCCAAGGCCCTGCCCGTGCCGGAGCTGCGCGCCGCGCTCAACCCGCGCAACGTCCCCGACTTCGAGACCGAGGCCATCAGCGGCCGCGGCGTGATGGACGCCCTCAAGGCCATCACCCGGCTGGTCATCCAGGATCTGCGCGCCAAGCGCATCGTCCCCCCGCCCCGCGCGGCCACCCCGACCGTTCCCTCCCTCGGCGCCGCCAAGGGCGCGGGAGGTGGACTGGAGGCCCAGCTCAGCCAGCTCGCGGGCCGCACGCCCGCGGTCTCGGCTCCCGCCACGGCCACGGCGCCGCGCCCCATGGGCCCCGTCTCCCGCAGCAACATGCCGGCCATCGGCGCCCATCCCCAGGTCCAGGTGGCGCCTCCCGTCGCGCCCCCCGCCCTCACCGGACAGCGGCCCCTCGGGCCCGCCAGCGCGCTCGCGCCCTCGGATCTGTTCGATCATGCCCGGGCCGCGGAGGGCGCGTTCTCCTCCGGGGATTATGGGACGTGCATCCAGGCGTGCCTCGATGCCGCCCGGCGCGGGCTCGCGCTCGCCGGAGAGGGACCCCTCGGCGCCCAGGCATACCTGCTCCACGTGGATGGGGGAGATCTGCTCAAGCTCCAGACGCTGGCCGCGCGCTCCAGCAACCGGGTGGATGACGCGGCGTTCGCGCTCTACGTGCTGATGCAGATCTTCACCCGGCTCCACGCGGCCGGGCTGCCCGCGCCCGCGACGGAGTAG
- a CDS encoding DUF4388 domain-containing protein: MALHGDFSSFPLPELLQWLDSSRKTGTLQLLSWEGGERKLFLLSGQVLAVAHEGLWGRVARVLSLAKLADGSAVLAALKALPPGGEDVDAVLRARKVDPKLVRELVREEMFGSMVDQTRGGHGAFHWTEDLDRSNEEWAPCEMSLRELLFESLRWVDEQADVDRVLPGDALTVRARVQPSPRQPLMHRILLSMCAGGQNLGRLRLSLGLSRSSITRRVFELLRAKQVEVEGAPEVVVDPVTDMLEKGAVLVREGQYDAAELVCSSLLASDPTERRVREFARMVQSEHMAALYTELPPLAVPVLRPDPDAQSLLKPEERQVAGLVNGTWDVSTLVLASPVRELETLKTLAKLVRMGLLLLG, translated from the coding sequence ATGGCCCTCCACGGCGATTTCTCCAGCTTCCCCCTTCCCGAATTGCTCCAGTGGTTGGATAGCTCCCGGAAGACGGGAACGCTCCAGCTCCTTTCCTGGGAAGGAGGCGAGCGGAAGCTCTTCCTGCTCTCGGGCCAGGTGCTGGCGGTGGCCCACGAGGGGCTCTGGGGGCGTGTGGCCCGGGTGCTGTCCCTGGCGAAGCTGGCGGATGGCTCGGCGGTGCTGGCGGCCCTCAAGGCGCTGCCTCCGGGGGGCGAGGACGTGGACGCCGTCCTCCGGGCCCGCAAGGTGGACCCGAAGCTGGTGCGTGAGCTGGTTCGCGAGGAGATGTTCGGCTCCATGGTGGACCAGACGCGCGGAGGCCATGGAGCCTTCCACTGGACGGAGGACCTGGATCGCTCGAACGAGGAGTGGGCACCCTGCGAGATGAGCCTCCGGGAGCTGCTCTTCGAGTCGCTGCGGTGGGTGGATGAGCAGGCGGACGTGGACCGGGTGTTGCCGGGGGATGCTCTGACGGTGCGGGCCCGCGTGCAGCCGAGCCCGCGCCAGCCGCTGATGCACCGCATCCTGCTGTCCATGTGCGCGGGAGGGCAGAACCTGGGGCGGCTGCGGCTGTCGCTGGGCCTGTCGCGCTCCTCCATCACGCGCCGTGTCTTCGAGTTGCTGCGCGCCAAACAGGTGGAGGTGGAGGGGGCACCGGAGGTGGTGGTGGATCCGGTGACGGACATGCTGGAGAAGGGCGCGGTGCTGGTGCGCGAGGGGCAGTACGACGCGGCGGAGCTGGTGTGCTCGTCGCTGCTGGCGAGCGATCCCACGGAGCGGCGGGTGCGCGAGTTCGCGCGGATGGTGCAGAGCGAGCACATGGCGGCGCTCTACACGGAGCTGCCGCCGCTGGCGGTGCCGGTTCTGCGGCCGGATCCGGACGCCCAGTCGCTGCTCAAGCCCGAGGAGCGGCAGGTGGCGGGGCTCGTCAATGGCACCTGGGACGTGTCGACGCTCGTCCTGGCCAGCCCGGTGCGCGAGCTGGAGACGCTGAAGACGCTGGCCAAGCTGGTGCGGATGGGCCTGCTGCTGCTGGGCTGA
- a CDS encoding metalloenzyme, whose protein sequence is MRVAILFIDGVGIGRNEPEHNPLAGRDYLLSHFQDAPARPLPEGGLCFPVDPTFGVTGRPQSASNQTAILTGQPAPVLIGRHVLGYPDAPLRELLARHSIIKRLVAAGRRATFANSYPVAYLDALKLNRRPSTCAPEFTLTPAALRRLKPSATTLAFAAGDVPLRTLADARAGEGLTHDITGARARARSLSAPQRTPAEAAEVFWRVASEADFTFFEHYLADEAGHARDFAAAHEALEIFDAFARAVIASRPAEARVLICSDHGNVEDLTTRSHTLNPVPVLYFGPPAPGLESLATVADVGRTVLHWLNVE, encoded by the coding sequence ATGCGCGTCGCGATCCTCTTCATCGACGGTGTCGGCATCGGACGAAACGAGCCGGAGCACAATCCGCTCGCGGGCCGCGACTACCTCCTGTCCCACTTCCAGGACGCGCCCGCCCGCCCGCTCCCCGAGGGAGGCTTGTGCTTCCCGGTGGACCCCACCTTCGGCGTCACCGGGCGCCCGCAGTCCGCCTCCAATCAGACGGCCATCCTCACCGGCCAGCCCGCCCCCGTCCTCATCGGCCGGCACGTGCTGGGCTACCCGGACGCGCCTCTGCGCGAGCTCCTCGCGCGCCACTCCATCATCAAGCGCCTGGTGGCCGCGGGCCGCCGCGCCACCTTCGCCAACAGCTACCCCGTGGCCTACCTGGACGCGCTGAAGCTGAACCGGCGCCCCTCCACCTGCGCCCCCGAGTTCACCCTCACCCCGGCCGCCCTGCGGCGCCTGAAGCCCTCCGCCACCACGCTGGCCTTCGCCGCCGGCGACGTCCCCCTGCGCACGCTGGCGGACGCCCGGGCCGGAGAGGGCCTCACCCATGACATCACCGGGGCGAGGGCGCGGGCCCGGAGCCTGTCCGCCCCCCAGCGCACCCCGGCCGAGGCCGCCGAGGTCTTCTGGCGGGTGGCCAGCGAGGCGGACTTCACCTTCTTCGAGCACTACCTGGCGGACGAGGCCGGGCACGCCCGGGACTTCGCCGCCGCCCACGAGGCCCTGGAGATCTTCGACGCCTTCGCCCGGGCCGTCATCGCCTCCCGGCCGGCCGAGGCCCGGGTGCTCATCTGCAGCGACCATGGGAACGTGGAAGATCTGACGACCCGTTCACACACCCTCAACCCCGTCCCCGTGCTCTACTTCGGTCCGCCAGCGCCTGGATTGGAGTCCCTGGCCACCGTGGCGGACGTGGGCCGCACCGTGTTGCACTGGTTGAACGTGGAATGA
- a CDS encoding peptidase MA family metallohydrolase: MRKGSGLGAAGRVAVAVLTLLVGCAAPRMATLEASMESPSGLFRIEYAPEDARDAARLQRAVDEALPRLERWGQLRETVTIKVMPDHQALEHAVRQHGLDWLRAWSRYDDMFVQAPATWGLAGATQAQINELMLHELTHSLMYQLASDRFGWSRKRIPLWFREGMASFTAEQSYRWVTLEEIARYLERFPGSDPVQKPDDLYRADSNLVYGVAHHAFSFLVGRYGEEAVRALLGEMKGGKDFPEAFESAIGLTAEAFTRDFTRYVRWRGFRSGRALQRVTEPQN, from the coding sequence ATGCGCAAGGGCAGTGGGCTGGGAGCAGCGGGACGCGTGGCCGTGGCGGTGCTGACGCTCCTGGTGGGGTGCGCCGCGCCCAGGATGGCGACACTCGAGGCATCGATGGAGAGCCCCTCCGGCCTGTTCCGCATCGAATACGCCCCCGAGGACGCCCGGGATGCCGCCCGCCTCCAGCGGGCCGTGGACGAGGCCCTGCCCCGGCTGGAGCGCTGGGGCCAACTGCGGGAGACCGTCACCATCAAGGTGATGCCCGATCACCAGGCGCTGGAGCATGCCGTCCGGCAACACGGCCTCGACTGGCTGCGCGCCTGGAGCCGCTACGACGACATGTTCGTCCAGGCGCCCGCCACCTGGGGACTGGCCGGGGCGACCCAGGCTCAAATCAACGAGCTGATGCTCCACGAGCTCACCCACAGCCTGATGTACCAGCTCGCGTCGGACCGGTTCGGCTGGTCGCGCAAGCGGATTCCCCTCTGGTTCCGCGAGGGCATGGCCTCGTTCACCGCGGAGCAGTCGTACCGGTGGGTGACCCTGGAGGAGATCGCCCGGTACCTGGAGCGCTTCCCCGGGAGCGATCCGGTACAAAAACCGGACGACCTGTACCGGGCCGATTCGAACCTCGTGTACGGGGTGGCGCACCATGCCTTCTCGTTCCTGGTGGGACGCTACGGGGAGGAGGCCGTGCGCGCGCTGCTGGGCGAGATGAAGGGCGGAAAGGACTTCCCGGAGGCCTTCGAGAGCGCCATCGGGCTGACCGCGGAGGCCTTCACGCGCGACTTCACCCGCTATGTGCGCTGGCGTGGCTTCCGCAGCGGGCGGGCCCTGCAGCGCGTCACCGAGCCCCAGAACTGA
- a CDS encoding GbsR/MarR family transcriptional regulator — MRTLPQVMESLSGFIHQLGVPPIAGRMVAWLALSESGCDSLDAMARGLGASKASVSSMARLLAERGFVERVPVLDRRDSYRLREDAWENLLRTRLHALASVKGLVEEGLWLLGEGEHPARARLEALRDLSESCALLERDLSSLLTRLREAGADTRSRRKPAPRH; from the coding sequence ATGCGCACCCTGCCCCAGGTGATGGAGTCCCTGAGCGGGTTCATCCACCAGCTCGGTGTGCCGCCCATCGCGGGCCGCATGGTGGCGTGGCTGGCGCTGTCGGAGTCCGGCTGTGACTCGCTGGACGCGATGGCCCGGGGACTCGGTGCCAGCAAGGCCTCGGTGAGCAGCATGGCCCGGTTGCTCGCGGAGCGCGGCTTCGTGGAGCGGGTGCCGGTGTTGGATCGGCGCGACAGCTACCGCCTCCGGGAGGATGCCTGGGAGAACCTCCTGCGCACCCGCCTCCACGCGCTCGCCAGCGTGAAGGGCCTGGTCGAGGAGGGCCTCTGGCTGCTCGGCGAAGGTGAGCACCCCGCCCGCGCCCGCCTCGAGGCCCTGAGGGACCTCAGCGAGTCCTGTGCCCTGCTCGAGCGCGACCTGTCGTCGCTGCTCACCCGCCTGCGCGAAGCCGGGGCCGACACCCGCTCCCGCCGCAAGCCGGCTCCCCGGCACTGA
- a CDS encoding carboxypeptidase regulatory-like domain-containing protein — protein MKLRTLGLTVLGAVGLTALTACKKDEAAAPAPAPAQAPAPATVKAAPLPADTPLPQEQEEAAQAPQGGGGVRGFVTFKGTPPAPSPITPGTDPNCDGMDLVDQPVQVKDGKLANVLVRVQGNVPGQPTTPPSTLVVVDQNRCTYLPRVQGAVIGQPLVLMNSDSTLHNVRGMAGGKQLFNVTQPPLKTKEARPPGDAEIVRLKCDIHPWMTAFVVMSPHPYFATSGEDGAFHLQGVPPGTYTLEAWHETLGTKTAQVTVKEGQDAEVSFEFTAAKQARAR, from the coding sequence ATGAAGCTGCGTACGCTGGGCCTGACGGTGCTCGGAGCCGTGGGGCTCACCGCCCTGACGGCCTGCAAGAAGGACGAGGCCGCCGCTCCCGCTCCCGCTCCCGCGCAAGCCCCGGCCCCGGCCACCGTGAAGGCCGCGCCGCTGCCCGCCGACACGCCCCTTCCCCAGGAACAGGAGGAAGCCGCCCAGGCCCCCCAGGGCGGCGGTGGCGTCCGCGGGTTCGTGACCTTCAAGGGAACGCCTCCCGCCCCCTCCCCCATCACCCCGGGCACGGATCCCAACTGTGACGGCATGGACTTGGTGGATCAGCCCGTCCAGGTGAAGGACGGCAAGCTCGCCAACGTCCTGGTGCGCGTACAGGGCAACGTGCCCGGCCAGCCCACGACGCCGCCGAGCACCCTGGTGGTGGTGGACCAGAACCGGTGCACCTACCTGCCGCGCGTGCAAGGTGCCGTCATCGGCCAGCCGCTCGTGCTGATGAACAGCGACAGCACCCTCCACAACGTGCGGGGCATGGCCGGGGGCAAGCAGCTCTTCAACGTGACGCAGCCGCCCCTGAAGACGAAGGAGGCCCGGCCTCCCGGGGACGCGGAGATCGTCCGCCTCAAGTGCGACATCCACCCGTGGATGACCGCCTTCGTGGTGATGAGCCCCCACCCGTACTTCGCCACCTCCGGAGAGGACGGCGCCTTCCATCTCCAGGGCGTGCCGCCGGGGACGTACACCCTCGAGGCCTGGCACGAGACGCTCGGCACGAAGACGGCCCAGGTGACGGTGAAGGAAGGCCAGGACGCCGAGGTGTCCTTCGAGTTCACGGCCGCGAAGCAGGCTCGCGCCCGGTAG
- a CDS encoding Ig-like domain-containing protein — translation MKRLFNPLMAASVVMLASACAKVERIEVKPAKVELSEAGQTVALSARALTKDGEPVEKAELAFTTSDAKVATVDATGKVSAVKSGSAAISIKSGEVSATAPVEVVIPSAITVKGAPFTLTGLGSEAVVEAEVQDDAGRPVKEAKLEYTSADANVVEVDGNRLIAKAVGATTVTATSGKLTQAIEVTVKLPDVDAVAFETVPATLKVGESATLAAVAKGTDGAAIQGVSFTYTTSDEKIATVDATGTVTAVKAGAVTIKAEGGSKATEAKLTIKKK, via the coding sequence ATGAAGAGGCTGTTCAATCCGTTGATGGCCGCGTCCGTCGTCATGCTCGCTTCCGCTTGCGCGAAGGTGGAGCGCATCGAGGTGAAGCCGGCGAAGGTGGAACTGTCCGAGGCGGGCCAGACGGTGGCCCTGTCCGCGCGGGCGCTCACGAAGGATGGCGAGCCCGTGGAGAAGGCGGAGCTCGCGTTTACCACCAGCGACGCGAAGGTCGCGACCGTGGATGCCACCGGCAAGGTGAGCGCGGTGAAGAGTGGCTCGGCCGCCATCTCCATCAAGTCCGGCGAGGTGAGCGCCACGGCCCCCGTCGAGGTGGTCATCCCCTCGGCCATCACCGTCAAGGGCGCGCCCTTCACGCTCACCGGGCTCGGCTCGGAGGCGGTGGTGGAGGCCGAGGTGCAGGATGACGCCGGCCGGCCCGTGAAGGAGGCGAAGCTGGAGTACACCAGCGCCGACGCCAACGTGGTGGAGGTGGACGGCAACCGGCTGATCGCCAAGGCCGTGGGCGCCACGACGGTGACGGCGACCTCGGGCAAGCTGACGCAGGCCATCGAGGTCACCGTGAAGCTGCCGGACGTGGACGCGGTGGCCTTCGAGACGGTGCCCGCCACCCTGAAGGTGGGTGAGAGCGCGACGCTCGCCGCGGTCGCCAAGGGCACGGACGGCGCCGCCATCCAGGGCGTGTCCTTCACCTACACCACCAGCGACGAGAAGATCGCCACCGTGGACGCCACCGGCACGGTGACGGCCGTGAAGGCGGGCGCGGTCACCATCAAGGCCGAGGGCGGCAGCAAGGCCACCGAGGCGAAGCTGACCATCAAGAAGAAGTAG